A genomic stretch from Edaphobacter aggregans includes:
- a CDS encoding carbonic anhydrase, with amino-acid sequence MRLRNRSLHTIVGCALVLSAAGGAQEHQNTEHTWDYSTTRGPGHWGDLKPEFAPCKNGHRQSPIDIRGPVKADLPPIQFDYKPSPLNIVDNGHTILITYSPGSFITVGGKRYELKQFHFHRPSEEKINGKRYDMAVHLVHADEKGNAAVVAILLEKGEGNDLIGRLWKDMPKEKEKVESEKDVQIDADGLLPPDHSYYTFLGSLTTPPCSEDVTWFVLKHPVSVSASEIEQFSKLYRNDARPTQPLYGRVVLESK; translated from the coding sequence ATGCGTCTTCGGAACCGTTCCCTCCATACAATCGTCGGTTGCGCGCTGGTCTTATCCGCCGCTGGTGGAGCGCAGGAACACCAGAATACGGAACACACATGGGATTACAGCACGACGCGAGGCCCTGGTCATTGGGGTGATCTTAAACCGGAGTTTGCTCCGTGCAAGAATGGGCATCGCCAATCGCCTATCGATATCCGCGGTCCGGTAAAGGCTGACCTTCCGCCGATTCAGTTTGATTACAAACCTTCGCCGTTGAATATCGTCGATAACGGCCACACAATTCTGATTACTTACAGCCCCGGAAGTTTTATCACAGTGGGTGGCAAGCGATACGAGCTGAAGCAATTCCATTTTCACAGGCCGAGCGAGGAGAAGATCAACGGAAAGCGCTATGACATGGCCGTGCATTTGGTCCACGCGGATGAGAAAGGCAATGCAGCCGTAGTCGCGATTCTGTTGGAGAAGGGGGAAGGCAATGACCTGATCGGCAGATTATGGAAAGACATGCCGAAGGAAAAAGAAAAAGTCGAATCCGAGAAGGATGTCCAGATCGATGCGGATGGGCTGCTTCCCCCCGATCACAGCTACTACACCTTTTTGGGCTCCCTTACTACTCCTCCTTGCAGTGAAGATGTGACGTGGTTCGTGCTGAAACATCCCGTGTCCGTTTCGGCTTCGGAAATCGAGCAGTTCTCGAAGCTGTACAGGAACGACGCGCGTCCAACGCAGCCGCTCTATGGCCGTGTCGTATTGGAAAGCAAGTAG